Proteins encoded together in one Impatiens glandulifera chromosome 1, dImpGla2.1, whole genome shotgun sequence window:
- the LOC124942134 gene encoding uncharacterized protein LOC124942134 encodes MSEEGKPSSKDSDGGSSWGYHLNSSLVLSLMKLDGSNYLAWSPACLLSIQANRKHKFINGTSKKPKDDDPRLDDWESDNARVKTWLFNSMEPNIKKRAECTKDAEAYQRIVEENRPIDFLVALDIYYDPIKAELIGKVPLPDVSTAHARI; translated from the exons ATGTCGGAAGAAGGTAAACCTAGTTCCAAAGATAGTGACGGTGGTTCTAGTTGGGGATATCATTTAAACTCGTCCCTCGTTCTTAGCCTCATGAAATTGGATGGGTCGAACTATCTTGCATGGTCGCCAGCTTGTTTACTTTCGATTCAAGCCAATAGAAAGCATAAATTCATTAATGGGACGTCTAAGAAACCCAAGGATGATGATCCTAGATTGGATGATTGGGAATCGGACAATGCCAGGGTGAAAACGTGGCTCTTTAATTCAATGGAACCAAATATTAAGAAGAG AGCAGAATGTACGAAAGATGCAGAAGCCTATCAAAGGATTGTAGAAGAAAATCGTCCGATTGACTTCCTAGTTGCGCTAGATATCTACTATGATCCCATTAAGGCAGAATTGATCGGGAAAGTTCCACTCCCTGATGTTTCGACTGCCCATGCTCGTATTTAG